TTTGTGGATGCCTGGTGATGGGGGGCGGGGCTTggatttttcctgttttgtttttgttttttggatttgttttttttgttgttgttgttgtttttttgttttgttttgttttttttgagacagggtttctctgtatagccctggctgtcctggaactcactctgtagaccaggctggcctcgaattcagaaatctgcctgcctctgcctcccggagtgctgggattaaacaatgtcatctatgactcctggattctttttttttggctttttcgagacagggtttctctgtatagccctggctgtcctggagctcactctgtagaccaggctggcctcgaattcagaaatctgcctgcctctgcctcccggagtgctgggattacaggtgtgcgccaccaccacctggcttttttgtctgtctttttaaagtcaaagtttctttgtgtaaccctgcctggcctggaactctgtagaccatgctagcctcGAACTTAAAGATacacctcctctgcctcccaagtgctgggcttaaaagcATTCAGCTGGATTTAATTTAATCTTGTTGAGAAAGAACTTTTTAGTCTTCCTGGGTTCTAACCTGTTAGTTCATGGGTTGTAGCTGATTGTCAGGTGttttgttgagatttttttttcccccaacatTTTAAGAGTAGAAGCTATAGCATTTCCCGCCTTTTTGTAATACCCAGTGAAACCATTTGCCTGCTTTTGTTACTTACTTGCCCTGGTCTTATTAACACAGGGAATTGTGGCCCTTGGTATAAAAaagctttaaattttctttgggtTTCCCCCTATATATGTACTACTTTCTGGCCAGCACTAACCATTGTGTAGCTCTCCCTTTTCTTCCAGTGGGCCGGATGTATCCTCCACGGTCTCCCAAATCTGCTGCCCCTGCCCCAGTCTCAGCTTCCTGTCCTGAGGCTCCCATTGGTTCTGCAGTGGCGTCCTCTGCCTCTATCCCTGTGACATCATCAGTTGTAGATCCTGGAGCAGGCTCTCTTTCCCCGGCATCTCCAAAACTCTCCCTGGCCCCTACAGATGGTGAGAACCAGTTGTAAATGCTTGAACTATGAATATGATTTGAGCAGGATCTTACTGTCTCTCTTTCTTCAGTAAAAGAACTCCCAACCAAGGAGCCCAGTAGGAGTTTGGAAGCCCAAGAGCTGGCCCGCATAGCTGGGAAAGGTGAGCTTTTCTTCAAAGGCTTTTTTTTAAGGCAATTTTACTCTGTGGTCCCATTTACTTGAGGAGGGAGTGTTTCCCTTTGGAAATTCATTGTGACTTAAAAGCAGTGCCCATCTgcccttggattttttttcttttaaagatttatgtatatgagtacactgtagctgtcttcagacacaccagaagagggcatcagataccattacagatggttgtgagccactgtgtggttgctgggaattgaactcagaatctctagaagagcagtcagtgctcttaattgctgagacatctatctctccagccatcatttatcttttggtttttcaagaccgtgtttctctgtgtagccctggctgtcctgctgtagaccaggctggcctcaaactcagaaatccgcctgcctctgcctcccccaagtgctgggattaaaggcgtggactACCACGCCCGGCCTTAAGATTCTCAACAGCTCATTCTTTGGTTTCTTGTTCTGGACTACTGACTAGCCTTGTGTGAATCTTCAGGGGGAAAAATGTGTGTTTTCTCATTTCACTGTTTTCTCAGTCCCTGGCCTTCAGAATGAACAAAAACGATTTCAGTTGGAAGAACTGAGGAAATTTGGGGCCCAGTTTAAGGTGAGTGAAGCCTTAAACTTCAGGAGCTGGGGTTTAAGCAGCCTGAGGGATGTGTAGAGGCAAAGGCCAAGTGAATGGGAATGACATGAGTCAGCAAGAGTGATTGTAGGAGGTAAAAGCCTGGGGCTAGAGTGGACACTGTGAAACATGAATTATTTCTCCTCCCAGCTTCAACCTAGTAGTTCCCCTGAGACGGGCCTGGATCCATTTCCTTCCCGGATCCTGAAAGAAGAGgccaaaggaaaggagaaagaggtggATGGTCTATTGACTTCAGATCCCATGGGATCCCCAGTCTCCTCCAAGACAGAATCCATATTGGATAAGGAAGACAAAGTGCCCCTGGCAGCAGTAGGAGGGGTTGAGGGGCCAGAGCAGCTCCCAGCACCTTGCCCCAGTCAAACTGGCAGTCCTCCAGTGGGCCTCATCAAGGGAGATGACAAAGACGAGGGCCCTGTTACTGAGTAAGTAGTGGCAGTGGATGGTGTGAGGATCCTTGGTGCTTACCAGCTGGTGAAGGGCGTGACTCAAGAGCTGGTTTACTTTTACTTTGTGTTACAGACAAGTAAAGAAGTCTACTTTGAACCCCAATGCCAAGGAGTTCAATCCAGCAAAGCCTCTGCTGTCTGTGGTAAGCTGGGACTGTTTGTGATTTTGTGTAGATTTGGGTGTCCTTGAGGGGAACAGGAGAACACTTGATTGTCATGATAGCCTGCTGTCCTATAGTGTGAGGTGGCACTGTCAGTCTGGACAGGAGCAATTGGACTGCTTGGGGGAAAGCAGGGATACATCTCCAGGGTTGAGTGCTGAAGCTGCTTGTTATTCTCACTGTTGCTTTGGTTATTTCTTACTGTTTGGTGTGTCGAGTGTGTGAGGGTTAGGACTATGAGCTTCAAGGAATCAACTGGCATGGCTTTAACTGTTGTGCTCTAATGAGGCTTCTAGGTTTCAGACAACCACTGAGAGCTTTCTTAAATTGAGAATGCCCATTTCATGATTTGCTATAAAGCTCTTAGGAAAAAGTGTAGGATATATTTGGCAAACATGGGTTTAAAAAGACTGAAATGGGATTACAGAAATAAAATTGTCTCCTCTTGACTCTTAACAGAACAAATCTACCAGTACTCCGACTTCACCAGGGCCCCGTACTCATTCAACACCTTCTATACCGGTGCTGACAGCAGGCCAGAGTGGGCTCTACAGTCCCCAGTACATCTCATATATACCTCAGATCCACATGGGACCAGCTGTACAGGTAGGAGAGACTAAGCCCAAGGAAGGTGCTGATTGTCCGGCTCAGGCTGGTTTAGTGTCGATGAGCACCTGCTGAGCCCCAGGTCTTTCTTAGGCGCCTCAGATGTATCCATATCCTGTATCCAATTCGGTGCCTGGGCAGCAGGGCAAGTACCGGGGTGCAAAAGGTGAGCAGGGTTGGGAAGAAGAGTTGGGACTGTCTAGTGCCTCTTGGCAAACGAAGCTTGAGCTTCGCACTGTTCCTCTCCACCCACAGGCTCACTCCCCCCTCAGCGCTCTGACCAACACCAACCAGCCTCAGCCCCTCCGATGATGCaggccgctgctgctgctgctggcccaCCCCTGGTGGCTGCCACACCTTACTCCTCCTACATCCCCTACAACCCCCAGCAGTTCCCAGGCCAGCCTGCCATGATGCAGCCCATGGCACACTACCCTTCACAGGTACAGAACACCTGAATTTCAACCTGAGTGAGGGAGCAGTGCTATTCTGAGTAGTGGTGGCTGGCTGTGGAATTGGCAGTGTTGATTTGGTTGTGTAAGATATAACTCGTGTAACAGGACATTGTACCTCTGCTCTCAGTTTTTCCCTCTGAGTTAAGGTGGTTACTGTCTTTAAGATGACCGTGGAGGCTCATGCTGCTATCTATGCACACACAAGTTGACAGGACATTTCAGGCAGGTTTACTtagcattttgctttgtttgttcccCAGCCGGTGTTTGCCCCTATGCTTCAAAGCAATCCACGAATGTTGACATCGGGAAGCCATCCCCAGGCCATCGTGTCATCCTCCACTCCTCAGTACCCTTCTGCAGAGCAGCCTACTCCCCAAGCCCTCTATGGTGAGTCGTGCTGTCTACTTTGTCACCGGGATGTGTGTACCGCTATCAATTTAGTGTGCTCAGCACtgggtcttccttctttcctgctgCAGCCACTGTTCACCAATCCTACCCACACCATGCCACGCAGCTCCATGGCCACCAGCCGCAACCGGCCACCACACCTACTGGGAGCCAGCCACAATCCCAGCATGCGGCCCCCAGTCCCGTTCAGGTGCCTGTAATGTGGGGGTGGGTTGGGAGGTCTGAGTGGTTGAACCGGAATGGGTGGCTGGAAGAGGGCTTGAGAAGAGCAGAGAAATGGCATGAGCCTGTGGTTTGCCTGCATAGCGGAACGGGTGGCACTCATACCTCACTTCTACTCTGGCAGCACCAGGCGGGGCAGgcccctcacctgggcagtgGACAGCCGCAGCAGAATCTGTACCATCCAGGGGCCCTAACAGGCACGCCACCTTCTCTACCACCGGGACCTTCTGCCCAGTCCCCTCAAAGCAGCTTCCCCCAGCCAGCTGCTGTGTATGCCATCCACCCCCACCAGCAGCTGCCCCACGGCTTCACCAACATGGCCCATGTTACCCAGGTAGGAACCCAGGGGTTTATGGCTTCTGTACCTTTGCCAGAGGATGAGCTGTTGTAGGGTACTTGTAGTGGTACCTGTTCCACTTTACAGTGCTGCATTGGTAAGGGATCTCAGAACCTCTCATCAAGCTGGGCACTGAAGCTAATTCTTTCTACAGGCCCATGTCCAAACTGGAGTCACAGCAGCCCCGCCCCCACACCCTGGGGCTCCCCACCCGCCCCAGGTGATGCTGCTGCACCCCCCCCAGGGCCATGGGGGGCCCCCCCAAGGCGCGGTGCCCCCGAGTGGGGTGCCTGCACTCTCAGCTTCCACACCCTCACCCTACCCCTACATCGGACACCCCCAAGGTGAGCAGCCTGGCCAGGCGCCTGGATTTCCAGGAGGAGCCGATGACAGGATTCGTGAGTTCTCGTTAGCTGGGGGAATTTGGCATGGAAGAGCTGAGGGGCTGCAGGTGGGGCAGGATGCACGGGTTCTGGGTGGGGATTGAGGGGTCTTTGGAGGCAGGGCTGTCCCAGAGGGCGCCCGCCGACCCACGCCTGTCTGTGAAGTATGTAGGGTGGGCAGAAGCCACAGTCGCCGCCGCCAGGGGCTTGCTCCTGGCTCTGTCCTTTGCTTCCCTCCGTCCTCGCTCAGTTGTGATCCAGCAGCCCCCCTCCCCACTGCCTCCCCAGCTCTCAGTGACCCCGACTGTCTCCTGACTTAGCCGAGGTAAGGTCAGCGCAGCAGACAGGGCCAGACTGGGGCGTGGGGGGCTGAGCTGGGCAACCAAGTAAGGGCTCTGGCCTACTGGGAAACAACGATTGACCTATGCTTCTGACAGCCCCGAGACTCCTCGAGGAGGCcgctcctccccacacccccttACCCCCCCTGGACGCATTGACAGAGGGACAGCTGCTCTGGTTCTAatgctcctgctctctctctttcccctccaacCAGTTCAATCTCATCCCTCCCAGCAGCTCCCCTTCCACCCCCCGGGGAACTGAAGATTGTCCTGGCCGCGACCTGAGACCTCCATGAGTGGAGGGAAGAGTGATCTATGTCTCTTCCCCCCAGCAGCTGGGACCAGTCCTAGCCTCGCCCCCAACCCCTTTCCCTTGGGGAGTTGGGGAATTCCTGCCAAGCACCTTGAATGGGAGGGGTCCTTCAAGTGGGCTGGGCTGGTGtccagcgggggtgggggaggttccTGCTCTGCCCCTGCTGGGTCCCACCCAGTCttgtcctcccctcccatcctctgATCTACCCCCATCCCCCGCTGGAGACGGaagatcttttattttctattatttataacCTCAGACTTGGGCCCCCTGTTCTTCTCCATTAACTTGAGTGTCCTGTGTGAGAGACCCGACAGACAGATGCCTCAAggacttttactttttattacataaaaaataaaaaaaaataataaaaaaataaaattttaaactaaCTTAACCTGCCTATAGGTTTGATTCttaaaaatactattttcctCCCTCAATAAGGAGGCAGTTTGGAGTTTTGTAACTTGAGCCTAGGATAGTCCTCAGTGGCCTGCAGGACCTTTGGACCATAATACAGAGAACATGTGCTGTGTTGAGGGCAGAAAAAGCCCCCTGAGTCTGGGCTTTTGACTATTGGGTGAGAGGAAGGGACAAGGTAGGTAAAAAGGTTGACATTCTAAACTGCCCTCAGGAGATGGTACAGGGAGGGAAGCAGCGGGGGAAGCTGTAAAGCCATAGGTTCAACATACACAGAACTGGAGGGTACTGAATTTCTGAATTTCATGTCTCTATCAGCTCCTTATAGGCCATAATGCCTAGCTATGATTTGGGGGGCAGCTGTTGTATATttggtgccaggaattgaacccaggaggTATACAAGCTGAGCAAATGCTCTACCGCTGAGATGAACTTCAGCTCTCAAACGTCTTGGCTTGGTGTTGACCATCAAGCACACAATACAAGCAATTTGCTAAGGTGAAGTCTGTACTTAGGTGTATTAAGTACTAgatctacagattaaatgtaaCACAAAAGCTACAAGTAGACACAGAAGGGCAAAGAAGTGATTAGCATCGGAGCTGAGCCCCATTCATGGTGACTCCCAATGATAACCAAACTTGTTCCCAATCTGGGATAACAATTGTATTTTGCTGGAAAGTTGCACAAAGCTCACTGAATTGGGTACTTTTTCTCAAGTTGTCTCAGCACTGATAATGGCTTTGAGTCTGAGCTTGTCTGGCCTGTATGCCAGAAAAGGATGAGATGCTAGAGAAACTCAGATGGTCCTGCAGTACTCCAAATCCAATGCTCCTCCACATCTACACAGAAGGTACAAGACACAGGCTGAGTTCTCCATCAACAGTTTTATTTGCCTACCTCTCCTGGGAGGTCATTCATTCCTTTGAGCAGGAGAAACGTCCATAGGTATACTCTGCTTGGGTGCAGCTCATGTCCACAGTGGGAATATGGACCAGGGCAGCTTTAAGCTCAACAACCAGAACAGAAGTCCAGACTCAGCTCCATTTGATGTTCTTGTCCTCCTCGGTCATGGCTGGTACGTCTGTGACAAGTCCAGTGCCAATGGTCTTGTTGCCATCCCTCAAGGTGAAACGTTGGCCTTTCTCTAAGATCATGGGCTGCCGCAAGATTAGGGTAAGCTTCAAGTCCTCTCCAGGCATGGCAAGTTCCTAACAGAAGGAAAAACACAGGCAATCATCAGGATACCTTTCATTCAACTACTGGCGGGAAAACACAACAGGTTGAAGAATCTGGGAAGTTTTCACCTAGCTTCTAGACACATGTAGACAGCATGGAAAAAGTGAAAGGGACCATAATCAGGAATCTGGTTATTATGCAGTTTTAGTCAGGATTTTCCTGAGCCCTTTGTGTTCCATGAATCTAAACAAAACACATCTGTTTGTttggcaggatttctctgtgtatccaaCTGCCCTGGATttagctgtgtagaccagaccggtcggccttgaacttgagattcacaagcctctgcctcctaactgctgggattaaagtcatggacCACCAAAGCCCAGTTCTTTCCTTTTATATCCCCCAAGCCCCAACATACCTTCCCTGGAGGCAAGATGACCCGACAGGCCATGTCCCACGTCAGGGAGAACATGACAGGCATGAAATGAGATACAAAGGGTTTGTGGCGGCCGCCCTCCTCCTTGCTGAGGATATAAACCTAGAGGAGAGGAGCAGTAAAGATGGAATGGCTTGGCCAGAAGTCCTTCTATGCAAGGGAAACTTGGCTCAGCCCTGCCAAACTATCACCTAGAGCCCTCACCTGGGCCTCCACCTTCTGGTGGGGTTGGATGGAGCCTGGTTTGACCATGACCAAGCCACGCCTCAAATCTTCACGCTTTAAGCCTCGGACCAGAGCACCCAGGTTatcccctgcctcagccctctCCAGGCTCTTGTGGAACATCTCAATGCCTAtaaggaagaagacaggagagaaggggGTCTGAGGCAAAACGAAGGTATAAGATCTCCATGGGAAAAGATCATTCTGCCCACGCCCTTGATCTGAAATCATCTTTTACCTGTCACTACCGTGCGGATATTCTTGTTATGTCCCAGCAACTCACACTCATCTCCTTTCTTCAAAATGCCACGCTCTAGTGTACCTGTCACCACTGTGCCCCGGCCTGGAAAGAAACAGGATGGGTCATCAGGCACCCAGGGTTAGATGGTTCCTATGGGGATGGGTGTAGGTGAGCACGGGCCTCACCAGGAATAGAGTAAACTGACTCTACAGGGAGCAGGAAGGGCTTCTCCAGGTCCCGGGTGGGCACTGGGATGTAAGTGTCCACAGCGTCTAGAAGCTTCTGCACTGACTTCACACCTAGTTCAGGATCACGTTGCTGTTGGAGAGAGATGACAAGACCCTGAAACTTCTGCTCCTATCACAGGATGCTAAGTCTGCAGGTACAGAGCAAAGCTCTATCCCATCCTCTACCAACAGGAACCTGTAACGTGCTTACCTCAAGGGCACAGAGAGCAGAGCCTACGATGACTGGGGTTTCCTCTCCTTTATAGCCAAACTCGGTGAGCAGCTCTCGGATCTCCAGCTCTACTAACTCCACCATCTCCGAGTCCTGGACAGCATCTGCCTTGTTCACATACACCACAACATGCTCCACCCCAATCTGCAGGTGAGAAAAAACTGAGAAACTATCCTGAGTTATCTAACTTCTCACTAATTTCCATCCCACCCAGACCCCAGTACCTGTTTAGCTAGCAGTAAGTGCTCTCGGGTCTGGGGCATGGGGCCATCGTTAGCAGCCACCACCAGGATGCAGCCATCCAGAGGGGCAGTGCCTGTGATCATGTTCTgggtggaagaggaagaaggcagaCTTGGTTCAAGGACCTCTTCAACGTGCATCATCTAACTAGAGGTAGCTGTGAAGATCCCCATCTTTCTGCCATGTCCTCCACCCACAGTTAGGGCCACAAATCCTTGTTTTTGTATGCAAACACCACCACTACTTTATAACCTCCTCCCCTCACACCTCCACTGACCAGAAGCAGGTTCTGGCTGTCCCCAGCAACCCTCACCTTAACATAATCTGCATGACCAGGGCAGTCTGTGTGGGCATAGTGTCGAGCAGCAGTGCTATACTCCACATGAGCTGCATTGATGGTGATACCCCGAGCTCGCTCCTCTGGGGCATTGTCTATCTCCTCGTACTTCTTGaacttagctccacctccctcgGCTAGAACTACCGGAGGAAGAGAACACACCTCTCAACTCAGGTTCAGAGCTACAGACCAGGCTGGGGCACACGCCTGGATCCCTCATACATAAACAATCGAGAAGGATAAATCTCTCTGAAACCCCTAATTCTAGGAAAGGTAGCTTTGGAAGAGGGTGAGCGACAGAAAGAATTTCCCAAGGTGTCTACTCGTCACAGACACTTCAACTTCTTCACTGGCAACATCTCCTTACAGACCACTCCACACAAGATAGAAACCACTCACAGTTTCAATCCTCATAGAGCTCTTGTTGTACAGGGAAACCTGTCTCCTGCATCTTCTAAACCACCCCTCGTCGGAAGTGTCTTTTGGCGCCAGGCTAAACTTCGGCGGACTACAAGACACCCACCCTACTCCCTAGTGCTGACCCTTCCAGCTGACAGGCCTTTGCTGGATGCCCCCAACCAAACCCTACTCACTTTTTGTGATGGCCGCGGTCAGGGTGGTCTTGCCATGGTCTACATGCCCGATAGTCCCCACATTCACATGGGGCTTGTCGCGAACGTAAGTCTTCTTGGCCTCCACAGCTAGGCCGCGACACAAGAAGGGCGATGCCGGGGCCTTCAGCGGCCGCAGCCGACCTTGCAGAAATGGGGTCGGGCTGGCGCAGAGACCTGCAGGGAAAGGTACTTGGAGTCAGGGAGTGGATCTGAACCCAGCTACCCTCCACGCCCCTCAGGTCTCCAGGCTGCCTGCGTCCAACCCGCCCCCTCACCGCTGAGGCGGGGCGTCGCTCGTAATAGAGTAGCTGCCGCCATTGTGCTAGCACTCGGCGACCGGGACCGAGAACTAAGAACCCGGAGCCCGCGCGTGCAGGGAAGGACAGGCACTTGGAACTGTAGATCACTTCCTGCGGAAATGAGGGTCCGGACAGGGCGTTTGGGAGCCTCTAGCTGACAGTTTCTATGGCCACAGCCACTGATATCCGGGCATGGAGCGGAAGAGGCGGTTCCTGGTATCTCGCGGGGGATGATGGAGAATTTCCACAGTTCAGCCTGAGGGGCCGCTTTAGGCGGAAAATGCGGAGCGCCCCACAATGCACGAGCGCCCCCGAAGGCTTATGGGTGTTGTAGTTTCCAGGGCAGCGGGCATGGGGCTAGTTTGCGACAACCGTTAGCTCGCCTGGGTTCGGTCCAGAGGGAAGATCTCCCAGCCTGTAAGAGGCAAAATTAACTAGAGTCAGGGGAGTTCCAGTCCTTGGTCATTAAATAACCGCCCCCATATCTCTTGCAGGGATCCTGTGCTTTCCAACATTTCGAAGTCATACCCTTCTCCCCCAATAGTCCTTTGAACGCTTGAGTTTTGGAAgcattcttcctttttcttccttcttccctccttccttccgagacagggtcttactatatatatccttggctgacctagaactcgctatgtaaactaggctggccttccAACTCTAGAGAAATCGCctgtctcagtgctgggattaaaggcgtgcatagCCTCGTCCAGAGAAGTTTTCTTAGTGGTAGTTACTCCggccttattttgtttttgtgacatTGAGGATGCAGACCAGATTTGGAAGCGTCTAATAACCCGAGTCTTGTCTCCACAGTGAGGCGCATGGTGGATACCCAGCAAATGCTTGTTCCCTTGTGGATAATTGTAAGTGTAGAAATGACTTTTGACTGTCACATCTTTTCGCACAGCTTCTTCGACTCTCACGAAATGATAATAGAAGCTTCTTAACtgactttctttcttaaatttatCCTATCAGCTTAGTTGACAGTATCTGTTCCAAATGCTGTAGATTCCCCAATTACATCCCTAGAGAGATGTCTAGGCACAAACAAGCTACATCACATCTCTTCTAAAAATCAAATGGAGCGAGATACAGATACACACTTATGACCCCAACACTTAAGACACTGCAGCAGGAACACAGATTGAAACTCTGAAAAGACAAAGATAAAGGACAATAAAGTGTTACTAGAATCTTGGGCTAGACTCCTCTCAGTCTCTGTGACCTTTTTTTAATCTAAAGAAtctctggtgagatggctcagtgtataagagcactgactgctcttctgaaggtcctaagttcaaatcccagcaaccacatggtggctcacaaccatccgtaatgagatctgacaccctcttctggtatgtctaaagacagctacagtgtacttatgtataacatataataataaataaatctttgaaaataaatccagatgaggggctgaagagacagctcagcagttagctCTGGctacccttgcagaggacctgaggtgagttctcagcacctgcatggtagcttacaaccacctgtaactccagttccagaggacttggcaccttcttcaggcctctgtaGACTCCAGACAATTCACTtaacatacagacaaaacactcatacacatgaaataaatcttttaaaagtgttCAGAAGAGCCATGTAAAGTGTGCTTATAGAATACGGCTGGAGTCCGTTTACACAGTAAAGTGGAGCATCTCAGGTGAAAGTAGACAATGTCCAGTTTGTAAGTCTCATGTCAGCGTTTCCAGAGGTGGTTAGCCTTGAGTGTTCTGATCACATGAGTAGGTTAATCCTTTGATGGAGATTGTGTGGGTCTAATCCTCCATATCTATTTTTtagagacttatttattatatataactacactgtacctgtcttcagacagcaccagaagagggcgtcagatctctttacggatggttgtgagccaccatgtagttgctgggatttgaactcaggaccttcagaagagcagtcaatgctcttattcactgagccatctctctagcccctaattCTCCATATCTGGCTGAGAATTCATCTTGCAGAAAGATGCCATTTAGCTTTTCTGTGGCTGGACTTTGGCTACCttctgggttcttctttcttccatcctccTCTACCCCCTCAGCCCCCTAaaactagataggagagaaaaaaggacaGAGGGGAAAGGTGTTGCAGGACATTTGAttaca
This portion of the Apodemus sylvaticus chromosome 1, mApoSyl1.1, whole genome shotgun sequence genome encodes:
- the Atxn2l gene encoding ataxin-2-like protein isoform X6, with the protein product MLKPQPPQQTSQPQQPPPTQQAVTRRPPGGTSPPNGGLPGPLPATAAPPGPPAAVSPCLGPAAAVGSGLRRGAESILAAPAPPQLQERPGAVAIGSVRGQTTGKGPPQSPVFEGVYNNSRMLHFLTAVVGSTCDVKVKNGTTYEGIFKTLSSKFELAVDAVHRKASEPAGGPRREDIVDTMVFKPSDVLLVHFRNVDFNYATKDKFTDSAIAMNSKVNGEHKEKVLQRWEGGDSNSDDYDLESDMSNGWDPNEMFKFNEENYGVKTTYDSSLSSYTVPLEKDNSEEFRQRELRAAQLAREIESSPQYRLRIAMENDDGRTEEEKHSAVQRQGSGRESPSLVSREGKYIPLPQRVREGPRGGVRCSSSRGGRPGLSSLPPRGPHHLDNSSPGPGSEARGINGGPSRMSPKAQRPLRGAKTLSSPNNRPSGEASVPPASAALPFLPVGRMYPPRSPKSAAPAPVSASCPEAPIGSAVASSASIPVTSSVVDPGAGSLSPASPKLSLAPTDVKELPTKEPSRSLEAQELARIAGKVPGLQNEQKRFQLEELRKFGAQFKLQPSSSPETGLDPFPSRILKEEAKGKEKEVDGLLTSDPMGSPVSSKTESILDKEDKVPLAAVGGVEGPEQLPAPCPSQTGSPPVGLIKGDDKDEGPVTEQVKKSTLNPNAKEFNPAKPLLSVNKSTSTPTSPGPRTHSTPSIPVLTAGQSGLYSPQYISYIPQIHMGPAVQAPQMYPYPVSNSVPGQQGKYRGAKGSLPPQRSDQHQPASAPPMMQAAAAAAGPPLVAATPYSSYIPYNPQQFPGQPAMMQPMAHYPSQPVFAPMLQSNPRMLTSGSHPQAIVSSSTPQYPSAEQPTPQALYATVHQSYPHHATQLHGHQPQPATTPTGSQPQSQHAAPSPVQHQAGQAPHLGSGQPQQNLYHPGALTGTPPSLPPGPSAQSPQSSFPQPAAVYAIHPHQQLPHGFTNMAHVTQAHVQTGVTAAPPPHPGAPHPPQVMLLHPPQGHGGPPQGAVPPSGVPALSASTPSPYPYIGHPQGEQPGQAPGFPGGADDRIPPLPPPGELKIVLAAT
- the Atxn2l gene encoding ataxin-2-like protein isoform X10 produces the protein MLKPQPPQQTSQPQQPPPTQQAVTRRPPGGTSPPNGGLPGPLPATAAPPGPPAAVSPCLGPAAAVGSGLRRGAESILAAPAPPQLQERPGAVAIGSVRGQTTGKGPPQSPVFEGVYNNSRMLHFLTAVVGSTCDVKVKNGTTYEGIFKTLSSKFELAVDAVHRKASEPAGGPRREDIVDTMVFKPSDVLLVHFRNVDFNYATKDKFTDSAIAMNSKVNGEHKEKVLQRWEGGDSNSDDYDLESDMSNGWDPNEMFKFNEENYGVKTTYDSSLSSYTVPLEKDNSEEFRQRELRAAQLAREIESSPQYRLRIAMENDDGRTEEEKHSAVQRQGSGRESPSLVSREGKYIPLPQRVREGPRGGVRCSSSRGGRPGLSSLPPRGPHHLDNSSPGPGSEARGINGGPSRMSPKAQRPLRGAKTLSSPNNRPSGEASVPPASAALPFLPVGRMYPPRSPKSAAPAPVSASCPEAPIGSAVASSASIPVTSSVVDPGAGSLSPASPKLSLAPTDVKELPTKEPSRSLEAQELARIAGKVPGLQNEQKRFQLEELRKFGAQFKLQPSSSPETGLDPFPSRILKEEAKGKEKEVDGLLTSDPMGSPVSSKTESILDKEDKVPLAAVGGVEGPEQLPAPCPSQTGSPPVGLIKGDDKDEGPVTEQVKKSTLNPNAKEFNPAKPLLSVNKSTSTPTSPGPRTHSTPSIPVLTAGQSGLYSPQYISYIPQIHMGPAVQAPQMYPYPVSNSVPGQQGKYRGAKGSLPPQRSDQHQPASAPPMMQAAAAAAGPPLVAATPYSSYIPYNPQQFPGQPAMMQPMAHYPSQPVFAPMLQSNPRMLTSGSHPQAIVSSSTPQYPSAEQPTPQALYATVHQSYPHHATQLHGHQPQPATTPTGSQPQSQHAAPSPVQHQAGQAPHLGSGQPQQNLYHPGALTGTPPSLPPGPSAQSPQSSFPQPAAVYAIHPHQQLPHGFTNMAHVTQAHVQTGVTAAPPPHPGAPHPPQVMLLHPPQGHGGPPQGAVPPSGVPALSASTPSPYPYIGHPQAPLPPPGELKIVLAAT
- the Atxn2l gene encoding ataxin-2-like protein isoform X3; this encodes MLKPQPPQQTSQPQQPPPTQQAVTRRPPGGTSPPNGGLPGPLPATAAPPGPPAAVSPCLGPAAAVGSGLRRGAESILAAPAPPQLQERPGAVAIGSVRGQTTGKGPPQSPVFEGVYNNSRMLHFLTAVVGSTCDVKVKNGTTYEGIFKTLSSKFELAVDAVHRKASEPAGGPRREDIVDTMVFKPSDVLLVHFRNVDFNYATKDKFTDSAIAMNSKVNGEHKEKVLQRWEGGDSNSDDYDLESDMSNGWDPNEMFKFNEENYGVKTTYDSSLSSYTVPLEKDNSEEFRQRELRAAQLAREIESSPQYRLRIAMENDDGRTEEEKHSAVQRQGSGRESPSLVSREGKYIPLPQRVREGPRGGVRCSSSRGGRPGLSSLPPRGPHHLDNSSPGPGSEARGINGGPSRMSPKAQRPLRGAKTLSSPNNRPSGEASVPPASAALPFLPVGRMYPPRSPKSAAPAPVSASCPEAPIGSAVASSASIPVTSSVVDPGAGSLSPASPKLSLAPTDVKELPTKEPSRSLEAQELARIAGKVPGLQNEQKRFQLEELRKFGAQFKLQPSSSPETGLDPFPSRILKEEAKGKEKEVDGLLTSDPMGSPVSSKTESILDKEDKVPLAAVGGVEGPEQLPAPCPSQTGSPPVGLIKGDDKDEGPVTEQVKKSTLNPNAKEFNPAKPLLSVNKSTSTPTSPGPRTHSTPSIPVLTAGQSGLYSPQYISYIPQIHMGPAVQAPQMYPYPVSNSVPGQQGKYRGAKGSLPPQRSDQHQPASAPPMMQAAAAAAGPPLVAATPYSSYIPYNPQQFPGQPAMMQPMAHYPSQPVFAPMLQSNPRMLTSGSHPQAIVSSSTPQYPSAEQPTPQALYATVHQSYPHHATQLHGHQPQPATTPTGSQPQSQHAAPSPVQHQAGQAPHLGSGQPQQNLYHPGALTGTPPSLPPGPSAQSPQSSFPQPAAVYAIHPHQQLPHGFTNMAHVTQAHVQTGVTAAPPPHPGAPHPPQVMLLHPPQGHGGPPQGAVPPSGVPALSASTPSPYPYIGHPQVCRVGRSHSRRRQGLAPGSVLCFPPSSLSCDPAAPLPTASPALSDPDCLLT